The following nucleotide sequence is from Mycobacterium sp. Z3061.
ATTTTGGCCTTGAAATGGCCCCGAAAATGGATTACTCCGACGCCTGGATCATCGTCCCCGCCTTCAACGAAGCCGTCGTCATCGGCGAGGTTGTCGCCGAACTGCGCACCGCCTTCGACCACGTCGTGTGCGTGGACGACGGCAGCGCGGACGGCACCGGCGAGATCGCGCGGCAGGCCGGTGCGGTGTTGGTGCGTCATCCCATCAATCTGGGCCAGGGGGCGGCGATCCAGACCGGCGTCGAGTACGCCCGGATCCAGTCCGGCGCCAGGGTGTTCGCCACGTTCGACGCCGACGGCCAGCACCGCGTCAAGGACGTGGTCAGGATGATCGACCGGCTGAACCAGGGCGACGTCGACATCGTGATCGGCACCCGATTCGGCGGGCAGGTCGCCAACCGGCCGCCATTGCTCAAGCGGATGGTGTTGCAGACGGCCGCGCGGTTGAGCCGCCGGGGCCGCCGGCTCGGTCTCACCGACACCAACAACGGCCTGCGGGTGTTCAACAAGACCGTCGCCGACGGGATGAACATCACCATGAGCGGAATGAGCCACGCTACCGAGATCGTCATGATGATCGCCGAAAACCATTGGCGGGTGGCCGAAGTGCCGGTCGAGGTGCTCTACACCGAATACTCCAAGTCGAAGGGGCAGCCGTTGCTCAACGGCGTCAACATCATCTTCGATGGATTCCTGCGAGGGAGAATGCGGCGATGAACTGGATCCAGGTGTTGCTGATCGGGTCGATCATCGTGTTGCTGGTGTTCCTGCTGCGGTCGCGGCGCAGCGCGCGGGCACGCGCCTGGGTGAAGGTGGGCTACGTCCTGTTCGTGCTGCTCGGGGTCTACGCGGTGCTGCGACCGGACGACACCACGGTGGTGGCGCACTGGTTCGGCGTGCGGCGCGGCACTGACCTGATGCTCTACGGGCTGATCATGGCGTTCAGCTTCACCACCCTGAGCACCTACATGCGCTTCAAGGACCTGGAGCTGCGCTACGCGCGACTGGCCCGCGCCATCGCGCTCGAGGGAGCACAGGCGCCCGAGAGCTAAGCGTGCTTGTGCTGTCGAAAGAATTCGACCGTACGGCGCACACCCTCATCCAGAGCCACCTGTGGCCGCCAGCCCAAAACCTCTGCCGCCAAACCGATGTCGAGACATGAGCGCTTCAGGTCGCCCAGCCGCGGCGGATGGAACTCCGGGTCGTCGGGGCCACCCACCGCCGCCGCGACGGCGGTGTGCAGCTCACGGTCCGAGGTCTCGATACCGGTGCCGACGTTGAAGCGCTGCCCGCCTCCGGCCGCACCGGACGCCTTGACGAAGGCATCGACGACATCGTCGACGAACACGTAGTCGCGGGTGTTGGAGCCATCGCCGAAGACTTTGGTGGGCCTGCCTTCCAACAGGGCCTGGGCGAAGATCGCGACCACGCCGGCCTCACCGTGCGGGTCCTGGCGCGGCCCGTAGACGTTGGCGGGCGCGATGTGCGAGCAGTCCAGGTCGTAGAGGTGCCGGAAGGTGTTCAGGTAGATCTCTCCGGACACCTTCCCGGCGGCATACGGCGAGAACGGGTCGGTCGGCACCGTTTCGGGCGTCGGGTACTGCGGCGGCACACCGTAGATGGACCCACCCGAGGAGGTGTGCACCAACTTGCGCACCGCGGCGCGCTGGGCCGCCTCGGCCAGCCGGATGGTGCCGATCACATTGACCGACGCGTCGAACTGCGGGTTGGCCACCGAGTGCCGGACGTCGATCTGCGCGGCCAGGTGAAACACCACCTCGGGCTGA
It contains:
- a CDS encoding glycosyltransferase family 2 protein — encoded protein: MAPKMDYSDAWIIVPAFNEAVVIGEVVAELRTAFDHVVCVDDGSADGTGEIARQAGAVLVRHPINLGQGAAIQTGVEYARIQSGARVFATFDADGQHRVKDVVRMIDRLNQGDVDIVIGTRFGGQVANRPPLLKRMVLQTAARLSRRGRRLGLTDTNNGLRVFNKTVADGMNITMSGMSHATEIVMMIAENHWRVAEVPVEVLYTEYSKSKGQPLLNGVNIIFDGFLRGRMRR
- a CDS encoding DUF2304 domain-containing protein, with translation MNWIQVLLIGSIIVLLVFLLRSRRSARARAWVKVGYVLFVLLGVYAVLRPDDTTVVAHWFGVRRGTDLMLYGLIMAFSFTTLSTYMRFKDLELRYARLARAIALEGAQAPES
- a CDS encoding NAD-dependent epimerase/dehydratase family protein, with product MRALVTGAAGFIGSTLVDRLLADGHTVVGLDNFATGRATNIEHLADNPEHVFVEADIVTSDLDAILGEHQPEVVFHLAAQIDVRHSVANPQFDASVNVIGTIRLAEAAQRAAVRKLVHTSSGGSIYGVPPQYPTPETVPTDPFSPYAAGKVSGEIYLNTFRHLYDLDCSHIAPANVYGPRQDPHGEAGVVAIFAQALLEGRPTKVFGDGSNTRDYVFVDDVVDAFVKASGAAGGGQRFNVGTGIETSDRELHTAVAAAVGGPDDPEFHPPRLGDLKRSCLDIGLAAEVLGWRPQVALDEGVRRTVEFFRQHKHA